In one window of Helianthus annuus cultivar XRQ/B chromosome 17, HanXRQr2.0-SUNRISE, whole genome shotgun sequence DNA:
- the LOC110918856 gene encoding uncharacterized protein LOC110918856: MHTRSSGPPDTSPFFEPESEFHRRLRQLKFKVPKVEFNLEPEVVMGDRRTVADHISVAPTTVRSSITLPAVEANNWTIPPTLINTITHSVQFHGLRDEDPHARLTRFGRVCSTFRLTGVTEEAIHLRLFPFSLTDQAAIWLDSLPQGAITTWNDLQSKFLQKYFPPAKTARLRNLIYAFTEQPGESFHETWDRFKALLNKCPHHGLEKWRVVEKFYNGVSEATKRLLDSTAGGNMMKTKTAAECLEMIEDLATSTYTEPGFGGVTAAPKGIHTVDSSVALAAQVESLTKMVKDIQVKISSKCEVCRGGHETVDCPVGSEEELSFVQNQGRGQGYNSGWQPRQTSNWRSGNSPGFQPRQSLFQTSADGQNSGESKSELSEFLKRSEESQSRTNKLLESIVMQGEARHQEQLKKNQEFELMFRNQGSTIQSLERTIGEMASRMTERPAGTFPSTTQLNPNAQLHAVFTCSRRSTGVIDEGFEIEKVIEPERVVEKEVDQEKVVEKVVEPEEKKVEEPVEVYEPIPPYPMRLLNKKQIAQYNGFLEMIKKLHVDIPFLEALAKMPKFAKFLKGLLLNKKKIEDLSIITLSEECPAVMSNKLPTKLPDPGSFTIPCEIEGYEFRTALADLGASINVMSYSVFKKLQLGEPTPTYMNVQLADRSVKFPRGIVENVLVKVGKFVFPTDFVVLDMGEDPSGHSCVSLILGRPFLSTAKAKIDVHGGKITLGVTDDTVTFHVNGKNAEKVGTPSVIRKELKGIGDVRMESDRKKEKHVRFKEKVEVVEGVVEFKDNSWSSVEEDERGEFSSGGVKETNRGDGILVCNSRYKFPTSEHKSSWFDGDFWRKKGFGLSDCFRGPGERFRGEFDLYDPP, encoded by the coding sequence ATGCACACACGTTCCTCGGGCCCACCTGATACTTCACCATTCTTTGAGCCCGAATCCGAATTCCACCGTCGCCTACGTCAGCTTAAGTTTAAGGTTCCAAAAGTAGAATTCAATTTAGAACCCGAAGTAGTTATGGGTGATCGTAGGACTGTTGCTGATCACATTAGTGTTGCTCCCACCACCGTTCGCTCGAGCATCACACTTCCTGCTGTAGAGGCGAACAACTGGACCATCCCACCCACCTTGATCAACACCATTACCCATTCAGTCCAGTTCCATGGTTTACGAGACGAGGACCCACATGCTCGTCTGACTAGATTCGGTAGGGTCTGTAGTACTTTCCGCCTTACGGGCGTCACTGAGGAGGCCATTCATCTTCGTTTGTTTCCATTCtcactcactgatcaggctgctATCTGGTTGGACTCCCTCCCACAGGGGGCCATCACCACTTGGAATGATCTTCAGTCCAAATTCCTTCAGAAATATTTCCCACCTGCTAAGACAGCTCGTCTTAGAAATCTTATCTACGCATTCACCGAGCAGCCGGGGGAGTCTTTCCACGAGACTTGGGATAGGTTTAAGGCGCTGTTGAACAAGTGCCCACATCATGGGCTTGAGAAGTGGAGAGTTGTGGAGAAATTCTATAATGGAGTTTCTGAAGCGACTAAGAGACTTCTTGACTCCACAGCAGGAGGCAACATGATGAAGACCAAGACAGCTGCTGAGTGTCTTGAGATGATAGAGGATCTAGCCACCAGTACTTACACCGAGCCAGGCTTTGGGGGCGTTACTGCTGCCCCTAAAGGTATTCATACGGTAGATTCTAGTGTAGCTTTAGCCGCCCAGGTCGAATCCTTGACAAAGATGGTCAAGGACATTCAAGTTAAGATTAGCTCTAAATGTGAGGTGTGTAGAGGTGGGCATGAGACGGTAGATTGCCCGGTAGGATCTGAGGAGGAGTTGAGTTTTGTTCAGAACCAGGGACGAGGCCAGGGTTACAATTCTGGATGGCAGCCACGCCAAACCTCGAATTGGCGAAGCGGGAATTCCCCTGGATTCCAACCACGCCAGAGTCTGTTTCAGACCTCTGCTGATGGACAGAACAGTGGAGAGTCTAAATCTGAGTTGAGCGAGTTTTTGAAAAGGAGTGAGGAGAGTCAGAGTAGGACTAACAAACTCCTAGAGTCGATAGTGATGCAGGGTGAGGCTAGACATCAGGAGCAGCTGAAGAAAAACCAGGAGTTTGAGTTGATGTTTAGGAATCAGGGGTCCACCATACAGAGTCTAGAGAGGACCATAGGAGAAATGGCGAGTAGGATGACTGAGAGGCCCGCAGGTACATTCCCTAGCACCACCCAGCTTAACCCTAATGCCCAGTTACATGCCGTGTTCACATGTAGTCGTAGGAGCACAGGAGTTATTGATGAGGGGTTTGAGATAGAGAAGGTGATAGAACCTGAAAGGGTTGTTGAGAAAGAGGTAGACCAAGAAAAGGTAGTTGAGAAGGTGGTTGAACCAGAGGAGAAGAAAGTAGAAGAACCGGTTGAAGTGTATGAGCCCATTCCTCCATACCCTATGAGACTTTTGAACAAGAAgcaaattgctcagtataatggGTTTTTGGAGATGATCAAAAAGCTTCACGTAGACATTCCCTTCCTTGAGGCTTTGGCTAAAATGCCTAAATTTGCCAAGTTTCTCAAGGGACTCTTGCTCAATAAGAAGAAAATTGAGGATCTTTCGATTATTACATTGAGTGAGGAATGTCCTGCAGTGATGTCAAACAAACTTCCCACAAAGTTGCCAGATCCGGGAAGTTTCACCATTCCTTGTGAGATAGAGGGTTATGAGTTTAGGACTGCTTTGGCCGACCTAGGAGCTAGTATAAATGTGATGTCGTATTCTGTGTTTAAGAAGCTTCAGCTAGGAGAACCTACCCCGACCTACATGAATGTTCAACTCGCCGATCGTTCAGTGAAATTTCCTAGAGGGATAGTGGAAAACGTGCTAGTGAAAGTAGGCAAGTTTGTGTTTCCTACTGATTTTGTTGTTCTAGACATGGGCGAGGATCCTAGTGGACACTCTTGTGTTTCACTCATCTTAGGTCGTCCATTCCTTTCTACCGCGAAAGCCAAAATAGATGTTCATGGCGGTAAGATAACTCTTGGTGTCACTGATGACACGGTTACATTCCATGTTAATGGAAAGAATGCCGAGAAGGTAGGGACGCCCTCGGTAATTAGGAAAGAGTTAAAGGGAATTGGAGATGTTAGAATGGAGAGTGATAGGAAGAAAGAGAAGCATGTTAGGTTTAAGGAAAAGGTGGAAGTAGTAGAAGGTGTGGTTGAGTTTAAGGATAACTCTTGGAGTTCGGTAGAGGAAGATGAACGGGGAGAGTTTAGTTCGGGAGGTGTAAAGGAAACTAACCGTGGGGATGGTATTTTAGTGTGTAACTCGAGGTATAAATTCCCCACGAGCGAGCATAAATCGAGTTGGTTTGATGGCGACTTTTGGAGAAAGAAGGGTTTCGGTTTGAGTGATTGTTTTAGAGGCCCTGGTGAGAGGTTCAGGGGTGAGTTTGATCTTTATGATCCCCCGTGA